In Hermetia illucens chromosome 5, iHerIll2.2.curated.20191125, whole genome shotgun sequence, a single window of DNA contains:
- the LOC119658085 gene encoding coiled-coil domain-containing protein 96-like encodes MFEIGDSQETVNVSITKKFAIGFASFETLKDSVKQGPQESLEESIRQEKAEGTSESGTIYKQNVEASERSIKQEPQRSMKEETPQRSLLGSIKQQIHERMPTGSIRQEISQQNFRKSIAQVISERNLAGSIEKEIPLRSLAGSVRQEIPQQSLRESIKQRESHGMFAGSMKQGISTSGGLQGTSELSINQEKLQQTPAGSIKREKIQVTLEGSIKLAQSQRGSLRQATIQASAEGSIKEEKSQRITMGLAKSAGAQKTPGGSIKQKKLERSIAGSIKPEKSRIISQEGLKQGRFQDLPHVSVKEENSQRLLAGSITQSQELEESVFPQEQSKQSDEAQEQTKESLMDVEESYGEVDERFEEMQNIHEKSEEKFDEMLQISDESLKVFKKSKSEEVVFELLPSPDDTSGEHSGEASSSTMAEEHISEESKITKSSKYSKSSKPSKATIYSRPSRKTHTSEKSRLSSKPDDEYWIYEDDFPQFAIEGAPEETLGLDEASSARGSILTEDKSSVQFDRSSGPSISFEEKFSREKLLEAIHEMFAIRQKEERKNFLLNKKVVEYFRRKKSSRALHEDNVEIVYEFINKYRNLLLKLDLLKGQEEALKKESEQKLSELRQEHESLFQETNKSITEFNKLLRDVGITCQSSKTGLLLSEKVVEKYVRKMNLLRDQISLVRLELLKTQDRMTLVLLKTRQLEDLGDGLKVINFEQLRAETQSLSDKIEERNNELSKLRRRCNSDIHILAHVREKQFMLTNTILVQEGVLRDLQSEENSCRNYLNYIKLERDLLRKKLKEMSFDCGLLDKPALLRDYDRTIEKIAKAKLAIGKLKEEKEEILEELRAAAVRAESKLVIKSDTQKFDEALNRELANLDKLPYPRIRGNVKPARSFDLSRYRVKWKN; translated from the exons ATGTTTGAAATCGGGGATTCTCAAGAGACTGTAAATGTAAGTATTACGAAGAAGTTTGCTATTGGGTTTGCAAGTTTTGAAACCCTTAAAGATAGTGTAAAACAAGGGCCTCAAGAATCCCTTGAAGAGAGTATTCGTCAAGAAAAAGCAGAAGGAACATCTGAAAGCGGTACAATATATAAACAAAATGTAGAAGCTTCTGAGAGAAGTATAAAACAAGAGCCTCAGCGAAGTATGAAAGAAGAAACACCACAGCGAAGTCTTCTGGGGAGTATCAAACAACAAATACACGAACGGATGCCCACAGGAAGTATCAGACAAGAAATATCTCAACAGAACTTTAGGAAGAGTATTGCACAAGTAATTTCAGAACGAAACCTTGCCGGGAGTATCGAAAAAGAAATTCCCTTACGAAGCCTTGCGGGGAGTGTAAGACAGGAAATACCTCAACAAAGTCTTAGGGAGAGTATTAAACAAAGAGAATCTCACGGAATGTTTGCAGGAAGTATGAAGCAAGGGATCAGCACTTCTGGCGGACTTCAAGGAACTTCAGAATTAAGTATAAATCAAGAGAAGCTTCAACAAACTCCTGCTGGAAGTATCAAACGCGAGAAGATTCAAGTAACTCTTGAAGGGAGTATAAAACTAGCACAATCACAAAGAGGAAGTCTAAGacaagcaacaattcaagcaaGTGCTGAAGGAAGTATAAAAGAAGAGAAATCTCAACGTATCACTATGGGATTAGCAAAATCAGCAGGAGCTCAAAAAACCCCTGGAGGTagcataaaacagaaaaaacttGAACGAAGCATTGCCGGGAGCATAAAACCAGAAAAGTCTAGAATAATTTCTCAAGAAGGTTTGAAACAAGGCAGGTTTCAAGACTTACCTCATGTCAGtgtaaaagaagaaaatagtCAACGACTCCTTGCGGGTAGTATAACCCAGTCCCAAGAATTGGAAGAAAGTGTATTTCCTCAAGAACAATCTAAACAATCCGATGAAGCTCAGGAGCAGACCAAAGAATCGCTAATGGATGTAGAAGAATCGTACGGAGAAGTAGACGAAAGATTCGAAGAAATGCAAAACATACATGAGAAAAGCGaggaaaagtttgatgaaaTGCTACAGATTTCTGATGAATCCCTCAAAGtctttaaaaaatcaaaatctgaAGAAGTTGTTTTTGAACTGCTCCCATCTCCTGATGACACGAGTGGCGAACATTCTGGAGAGGCATCGTCTTCTACAATGGCTGAAGAACACATCTCGGAAGAGTCAAAGATTACcaaatcttcaaaatattcGAAAAGTTCAAAACCTTCCAAGGCGACAATATATTCAAGGCCTTCACGGAAAACCCACACATCGGAGAAAAGCCGTCTAAGCAGTAAACCAGATGACGAATATTGGATATACGAAGATGATTTTCCACAATTTGCCATTGAAGGAGCCCCCGAGGAAACATTAGGTCTAGACGAAGCGTCTAGTGCGCGCGGAAGTATTCTCACGGAAGACAAGTCGTCAGTACAGTTTGATAGATCTTCTGGACCCTCGATATCATTTGAAGAGAAATTCAGTCGGGAGAAGCTTCTGGAAGCAATTCACGAAATGTTCGCTATTCgtcagaaagaagaaagaaaaaatttccTTCTAAACAAGAAAGTTGTTGAGTATTTTCGAAGAAAGAAGTCATCGCGAGCTTTGCATGAAGATAATGTCGAGATTGTGTATGAGTTCATAAATAAGTATCGCAACTTATTATTGAAGCTAGATCTATTGAAAGGACAAGAGGAAGCACTAAAAAAGGAAAGTGAACAAAAGCTAAGTGAACTAAGGCAGGAGCATGAAAGTCTTTTTCAGGAAACGAACAAGAGCATAACTGAATTTAATAAATTGCTGAGGGATGTCGGTATAACATGTCAAAGTTCTAAGACCGGACTTCTGCTTTCTGAAAAG GTTGTAGAAAAATATGTTCGGAAGATGAATTTACTTCGAGATCAAATTTCCTTAGTTCGCTTAGAACTATTGAAAACCCAAGATAGGATGACATTGGTTTTATtg aaaacTAGGCAGCTTGAAGATCTGGGAGACGGCCTAAAAGTTATAAATTTCGAACAATTGAGAGCTGAAACCCAAAGTCTCAGCGATAAAATCGAAGAGCGTAATAACGAGCTATCTAAGCTTCGACGACGTTGCAACTCAGATATTCATATTCTGGCCCATGTTCGTGAAAAGCAATTCATGCTGACAAATACTATTTTGGTACAAGAGGGTGTATTGCGCGATCTTCAAAGTGAAGAAAATTCCTGTCGTAACTATCTGAACTATATTAAATTGGAGCGAGACTTGTTACGGAAGAAGCTAAAGGAGATGAGTTTCGACTGCGGTCTTCTAGACAAACCAGCTTTACTGCGTGATTACGACCGTACTATTGAAAAAATTGCCAAGGCTAAGCTCGCAATCGGGAAATTGAAAGAAGAGAAAGAGGAAATCTTGGAAGAACTAAGGGCGGCAGCAGTACGAGCAGAATCTAAGTTGGTCATCAAATCTGATACACAAAAATTCGATGAAGCCTTGAACCGGGAATTGGCTAATCTAGATAAACTTCCATATCCTAGAATCAGAGGTAATGTGAAACCAGCTCGAAGTTTTGACCTGTCTCGATATCGagtcaaatggaaaaattaa
- the LOC119657571 gene encoding prothoracicotropic hormone, translating into MRPWILFIFASLAIGLIVGKKDNRVTSQSDTRIHLEENEVQCWNTYFNSKCFSDYLSNQPERRNRLFGFDPNSIADDSGDDMRKVEADNTGVIPSDFQVSEKRSLTTMNSDCDCQVKNDYKDLGQMHYPRYIITALCQDDRQKKLQSRKFWRGSQCKPVEYIVHVLTPRLRSDSHDDTLVPDSLRPFWKFDKVTVTTGCFCSF; encoded by the exons ATGAGGCCTTGG ATTTTATTCATATTTGCATCACTCGCAATCGGATTGATTGTGGGAAAAAAGGATAACCGGGTAACATCTCAGTCAGACACCAGGATTCATTTGGAGGAGAATGAGGTTCAATGTTGGAATACCTATTTCAACTCCAAATGTTTCAGTGATTATCTATCAAATCAACCAGAAAGGAG GAATCGCCTTTTTGGATTTGACCCAAATTCTATTGCGGACGATAGTGGCGATGATATGCGAAAAGTAGAAGCTGATAATACTGGAGTGATACCAAGTGATTTTCAAGTTAGTGAAAAACGGAGCCTAACAACAATGAATTCTGATTGTGATTGCCAAGTGAAG AATGACTACAAGGACTTGGGGCAAATGCACTATCCACGATACATTATAACAGCTCTGTGCCAAGATGATAGACAGAAGAAACTCCAATCGCGGAAATTTTGGCGAGGGTCACAATGCAAACCAGTAGAGTACATAGTTCACGTCCTGACACCACGTCTGCGTAGTGATTCCCATGACGACACCTTGGTACCAGATTCTCTTCGACCGTTTTGGAAATTCGATAAGGTAACAGTAACAACTGGTTGCTTTTGCTCTTTCTAA